In the genome of Malania oleifera isolate guangnan ecotype guangnan chromosome 5, ASM2987363v1, whole genome shotgun sequence, the window CTTGGTATCCAATTTCATGAGtacctttctctccctctctccctcatACAGGCTGATTACAGAGTCGATATTTGAATCTGTAATTTTAGTTTTTCCATTGACACAGGAGTTGAGAATGATTAACAGATTATTGTCAATTCTTAAGATGAGATCAACAGCCAAGCTTGATTGAGCCTATGCTGCTAGTTTGAGTTGCTGAGAAACCCAAGCAAGTTGCATTCTGCAAACGTTTTGAGTGAGTACACCATAGAACCACAAGGTGGCAGAGAGAACAGGGAAACTGCATAGCTAGAAGCTGGCTAACCAAGACATTccagaattttttattcaaaaaaagaaTAGCAAAAAAACGTTTTGTATTGGGGAAGGTGTTCCCTTAAATGGTTTAGTTGTAGTAGCTTTAGTAGCAGTAGTAATCTGTACATTAAGCCCATGGAATTTACTGTACCAAATGCTACTGTTTTCGCTGGGGCATATGGCATCAAATTTGCTTTTCATTTGTAAAATGAAGTCTGTTTATCACCACTAaacacttgaaaaaaaaaaatgatagaaagGATTGAAAACAGGTCTCACTTCTGTGGATGATTGGCAGAGATAGTCTTTGTTTACAATTTGATCTGGATGTGAGCTTGATTTGCCCGTCTTCCTGTTACCCTTGTTGCAACTCGAGTGAATCTCACTTTCTGATCCAGTTAGTTGCCTCCCAGCCAAAAATGTCAAATTACAGCAAAAGAAAAGGTAGATATTGTCAAGAGTATTTTCATATGCTGGAACTTGATGACCCTAGCACCACGGAGTCAAGTTGAAATGCAACTTCAATTAAATTGGTCAAAAATTACGAGAATGAATTGAAAAATTACTAGAAATTGCATGTGTtgagaaattaaaagaaatgcTCGGGGCTTCTTTACAAGGCAATTTTTAACCATTTCAAGACGCAGCATATGCATTTGTACCTTTGCCACAAGAAATTGTGGGTCATCGTCAAGATCCTGACCCAACTGGAAGAGGCCTTAGAATCGGGATGTGTAGATTGAACAGGATGtcataaaattgtattaaattgttTTTCAAATCTCAATCTAGATTTAAATTTAAGGTCTAAAATTCATGCATTCCAATCAAGTGAAACATAGCATAAATTTTAATACTAGTGCAACAGCAAAAAGGCAGGCTTGAGGGCCTGTAATGTGAAACCATCTCCGCTTGCTTCCACCCTGCAGAAAACACAACCACAGCCTACACCGGGTCAAGGATGTGAACTAACTTCTGCAGTGGTAAAATTAGCACATTCATCACTGCCCTTCTAATTTTAGTCCATGCCCACTTTTTGATCTCTTCTTTATGCCATTTTTCTAAACATACCTGTTGATCTACACTTTTTTCCTAAGCATTTTCTCAGGGTATTTTGCTGAGTTGAAACGTTAAACAAACCTATTTTTTTGTGTTGTGCACTGATTGtccttcaaaaaaatttaaaggatttCAAGGTTTCAAATCTATTGAGGTTTTAATGATGGCTCCAAGACCATGGCTGCATCATAATATTTGCCCAAGGAAATCATGAGCGGAATCCTTGCAAATCAATCCCAACCAATATCCCAATCTCTACCGTATGTATAGCTCTTGCAGGCATGTGCATGAAGCATCAAGCTGGACTCAACATTCTATTCTTGTGTATTTTCATTTCAGCTCCCAAAAGAATCCAAGCAAGCTCATTTTTCCTCAAAAAAAATACAATGGAAATGTTTTGAAAGCAAAAGAACCATTCATGGTCCCAAAACAAAATGCTACAACTCAGGCAATATGCTCAGCCAAGGACAGGATTTTGatgtgatttttcttcctcaaCTCGTGGGGGACTGGGCCAAAAACTCGGGTCCCAACAGGTTCACCCTGCTTGTTTATGAGTACTACAGCATTGTCGTCAAACTTGACCTCACTCCCATCACGGCGAAGCCGCTGCATGGCAGCACGCACAACCACACCATATACCACCTGTCCTTTCTTCACTTTCCCATTCGGCTGGGCTTCCTTCACCGATCCAACCACTGTATCACCCAATCTGGCGCCTTTTTTCCTCCCCTTCAAAACTTGTATGCACTTCACTCGTTTCGCCCCTGAGTTGTCCACAACTTTGAGATTGGTTCCCATCTGTACAAAAGTTCTTAGCTGCACTAGAAGCGCACGTTAACATTAGGCAACCATCTAGATGCAGCAATTATACAAGGTGGGGCTTTAAGAAACTAAAAcagccaaaaaataaaaaacagaaaaagAGAATGGTCCAAGTGCACCAAAGTCCAATAGTTTTGTTAGTTGACGATCAAAGTTTAATGGAGCAGATTCTCAATGATTATGCCTCATGCTTTGTCATGTTCATTAAAGAATACCAATATTGCAAATTGTCACAAGCATTTTCAACAAttgattccccccccccccctccttaaataaataaataagtaaaaccTTTAAATCTGCAATTGTCCATGAGCTCAATATCACTAGCTAGCAATTAAATCAGACTCAATTAAATGACTATGTTCATTAAAGTTTATCTTTACCCACCATAGACGACCAAAAGTCCAGGAATACAGGCTCTCAAGAAACTCAGTTAGCTACAAGGAATAAGCCTCAATTAGCAGACACTTGCAACTCCTGGGTTGAATAAAAAAGATTTTTAAACAGAAAATAGGAAACCCTTTTGCTCCGAAGTAATTGATGTAGGACGAGAAGcggctatttggatggatcatttcaaccCAGTCAGGAGGCCTATGTCAAAaatagggtgaatggtttattgggtccAAAACCTAAATGTGCTTGGctatttagttgtttaagtataTGTGCGTAGTTACTTGTATTAAGATTATTtatgttgggggcttgtttgcagtaattgtgtattctaggggtatgtttgtaatgtaatgtagttttagggagtatgtgtgtaatttcatatgtttagaggctttcctataaatagtgtgtgaaattcatgttgtaggcagttgatgattttgaattgaagtgaacttgACTTTCCCcatggtatctcctctctcctcccttcccctactcttctaatttctccatggctgcagaaccttgatgctgcccctgcatcatttggtatcaaagcccgaTCTCCATTCTTTCATTTCAGTCCACCTATTCTCCCTCACTCTTCTCCTTTACTCTTCCCctcttctcccttctcttcttcctcctcctctatTTCTGACCACCTGTTGTGTCCATAATTCCCTGCTGCCCAGCAGCAGTCTGCCCTCTTCTTCTTGCCtatttctcttctccttctcttcttcttcttcttcttcttcttctcttaatTCTCTGCCATAATTCTATCAACACTCTGATTTCTAAATTCTGTTGCCATCTCCTCTACTTGCAGCAGTCCCTGTCCAGCAATCAATCCCTCTGTTCCTtccatcttcttcctcttttcttcttcttcatcttccaaTCTCTCCATTAATCTCTTCTTCTCTGTTACTCTCTCATATCATCATTTCCTTTCTGAAatttcagttaaaaaaaaaaaaaaaaccgaaagCAGTTCTGCAGTTTCAGAACTTTTCAGAAAATTCCACCCGTGTCCCCATTTCCTCAAACACCACCTTCCAGCCACCGTCCTGCAACACCACCCACGCCACCAAAAACAGAACCCACTGAAACCCTTCCCCTCAAAGTTCCATCGTCGTCTGACCACTGGAGGACCCCCATGCGCGGGCCAAACTTCTCCAGCCGCCAACCGCTTCAAAATCCACCATTTCTGGAGTGATTTTGACAAACAGCCACCATGTATTCCTCAACCCCTGATCTACCCTGGCCTGGAAATTCATCACTGGAGCACCATTTTCGGCGGTCCACACGCCCCACACACTAGAGACTGCAAGTGGCATTCCGCCAGACTTCCCTCCTGTAGCCAGAATCACGAGAAATTGGTTCCCAGCCACAAGAAATTGGTGTTTTctcatgatattttgatttgcagCAGGATATTTTGGTTCCTAACTTGAAATTGTGTAAGCAAGCACAATAATTTGGCACGAAATCATAGAAATTGTCATTGCCAGCATTAAAAGTCAGGTTTTATTGCTGCTATTGAGTTTCTctagtgaatttgtttcatttttgcGTGATACTCAAGATTAAAGGCACTTGAAGATTGTTCTTAAATAATTGAAAATGAAGTTTGTGATTTGCTTCATATAAGTGCATCATGGTGACCAATGTTCAATTGTCTGCAAAGGTGGAGTTATTATCCGGTAGGGTACAAAATACGGaaaatgctttggagactattactGGTGCTTTGAAATGGCTAACAACAGAAGTTGCAGCATTAGGTAAAAGGCTCATAGAATTACCTACCAAACAAGATGGTGGAACAGCTATTGTCCCTCATGCTTTTTGAGTTGCGTGGAGGCCGAAATAATCATTAGAGTAAAGGAATTAAACTAGAAGTCTCTGATTTTAATGGTTATGGTTCTcctgatgaatttgatgattgggtgTATTCTTTGGAGTACTATTTCTGATGGCATGACATGAATGAAGCTAGAAAGTTGTACTTTTctgaatcaaaattgaagggaactCTACTAGAATTTGATAGATTACACAACGGGAAATCTTTAGAAGGAGATTTGGTGAGATTACAATGTGGGATGAGATGAAGTGAGCCATGCAGGAACAATTTGTGCCTCCCAATTCCCCCTTTGCTTGTTTACCCATAATATCTATGTCAGCTTTCTGTCTGAATGTATTCAAAATGGCTCGCTTTCTAGATAATCCCTCTAGAAGAGGGGGCTTATAACAATTTTCCTTGATTGCTACCAGGTCCAACATGCTCACTCTGAGATATAAAATGGACCTGCTGCAGTTTAGATTTTGAGCTTAAGTTGGAGGTCCATTTTTATAAGCTAGATCTGATTCAAGACTGCCCAAAAGCTGGCACAGATTTAGTGGGATATTAATAATACTGACCTAACCCATTCCAAACCCACTCCATTCCCCTTGGATTTGCAGGCCCCATCCCCATTCTTCACACAGCCATGCCCGTTCCACTCCAACTTCTCCACCCGACCATCCTTCAATGAAACCCCAGTCACATCTTGATGCATAGCAGAATTGACAGCAGAAGCACAACCTACATCGCTGCTTCATGTTGTCACCACCTTGCTCCACGAGCAATTAGTGTTTTGTAGCCCCTTACCATTAACAGAAACCATCGCACCAAATTCCTTGGTCATTGCACAAAAATCCTGCACAAATCCTGACCATCCATTTCCTTTAGATCCTCTGAAGACAAAAACTGAAAAACACTTACCTTTCCAAcccaaccctaactccaaaaatTTCCCCACTGTCATTGATCAAATCACTGACTAAAACGCAACGCTACTGATCCAAAAGCTTCTCCATCCCCAACCCAACCTTCCAAACACCGACAAACCCTCCAGGACCCACTTCACCAATGATAAAGATAGTCTCATCCACCAACTATTTTAGGGTCCCACTCCAGCACAAAAAAGAAACTCACCCTTTCCCACTCTATCCGGCCTCAGATCGAAGGTTTTCCCTTTGGTCTGGACTGATCGTCTGTGAATTTCTTCTTTCATGACCTGCAGAGCCATAGAAACACACTAAAccaaggagagggagagagaggtcATGGAAGGGAAAGGATTTCTcagttaaatatttttcattacaCAAACACAAATAACTACTGCTGAAACAAATTCTGTAACTAACATCTAAGAACAGTTTTGCATAAAACTTCAACAGTTCGAAAGTTTTTATTCATATTATTGAGGGAATAATCTATATTAGTTAAACATTagtaattaaacaaataaaaataattaaacatggaAGGTTGAAACAAATGCTGTAGCTAACATCTAAGAACAGTTTGGCATAGAACTTCAAACATGTTAAAGCTTTTATTCATTGCGGGAGtaatctttattttcaaaaaagaaaagggaaattttATTGACACAAAACTTTCAATTTGAGCTCTGAAtctcaatttcaattttaaagaaattttgtaTCATagtcaaaattttaataaatttatctgaaattttgagatttcaataaattttggatgGTTCATGGAACCTAAAAGGATTTTTTTAAAGATGGAAATTTATCAACGTTTTGATTTCCACGGTGGTCGAAAGCTGAATTCTCGATGGAGAATATGGTTTTAGAAAAAATTGGAACATGAAATGAAAGGAATacatcaattaattaattaattttatatattatttaaataattaattttatacatacatatatagtCATTTAGTTTTGGCTTTTTCTTATTTGAACATAAAATATTTGCATACGCATTTTATACTCCATATTTCACATTAGATGTTCATCGAAGTGTCATCAAATGCATAACACAAcataaatcaaaacatgaaaaAAGAGACTGTTCCAACAACAAATACAAATCAAGCAACAAAAAGCATGAAAATCTAGAAGGGACAGCAGTGTCCCAAATGTGTATGATAGTGTATAGATAATGCCTAGGATTCgtctttcaaaaattaaaataatttattttccaaCAAGGCTCAGATACATGTCCTGCCTTGCCAGTAGGGTGCCTGTGTCCAACACGTTCAAGGGATTTTGGAGTGTTAGCGCTTCCTAAGAGAGAACAGTGGGTCAACTGGTAAATACTCAGGTAGCAGCGTACTCAGGAGATTAAAAAAGAAAATGCATGAGGAAAAAGTATATATTTGTGAATTACTATCTCATCACTTAATTCCAATCTGTGTTAATTGATATTGATAACAGTGAACAATGGTGCTCTTTACATAATAATGTGACTGTCATATCCAATTCATTACATGCCACATTTTCATAGATTCATAGATCAAGGCAGAATACTAGGCCAAGAAGGAGATTTTCATCTCCATAAAGTTTGGGTTGGTTTGAAATTGTGTAAGTACTATTTTTTCCACTTGCTACCATATTTGGGGTACATCAACTTTTATTGTTCTTTCCATTATCAGATTAAATGCCATCTCCtccaaattttatatttaaaaaaaaaaaaaaaaggatccaCCATTGACAGTACAAACTAAGAACAGCATTCAATAGGTTCTGCAAGGGAATGAAAATTGCAAGAAACATTAAGCATAAAATCATTAACTAAAGAAACACACAAACCTGACAAAAGGTATTGCTGCATGTTGTCTCCTGCATTGTGCTCCATAAACCATAAGCATTATTGCCAAGGCCCCCCAATAAAGAACGTCCCACTATTTTTATTGTCCCACACATTGAAATAGTCAATCGACCAGCAAATATACCAGCATAGAACAAAAGCTAAAATAATTAACGCAATTTTCTGTTAGATGAAATATGACAAAATAGGATTATGTAAAGTTCATCCACGCTCTAGTATAACAATGCACAATCTGGACAAATCAAACGTCACATGCCCTAAAAAGCACTATATCACTGCTCAAGGAATTCAAAATCTCTAATATCAACGCAATTTCACATAAATTAATTAAAGAACTAAAGACAGCAGGCACATGATCAATCATGGCTTCTAAAGTCGCAAACTTTACTGGCTTGCTCCACATGGAGGTGTTCTAGCTTTCACTTTTCACACCCAGTGCACTCTCTCAAAAGTGTGGCTTCTTAACATCAACAATCTTGGAAAACACAATACTCTTTTCCAAGTAGCTAAGGTTGTTAAATTGACAATGTTTTAACATCTGAATCTCTGTTGTGAATTGTGAGACATTCCACATACATATGGCATATGTGCATGCCATGAAATAATTAGTCAATGAATACTCAACAATGATGTATTTTGCAGAAtcagaaaatagaaattaaaatagCTATCAAACATCATAATCTAGGAACAAGAACTTCAAACAAACCAACACATTCTTATCAAAGAAAACTGTCTACTTCCAATATTCAACAATTAATTAGTACACATTGATTAAACTTGTGCACCCGAAAAAGGTTGACTGTCGAATCACTGATTCAGCATCCTATGCATAAGCTACAATGATTTGGTATGGTCAAAGTTTTTAAAAGTCAAAACCcatcataaaattaaaatatcgAAAGCACATCATATGATTTACCCAAGCCCAGGTTAacgaggagggttgcgttaggtagctaacaACCAGTGTAAAACTAgtcaaatcactatgatatgCATCCTTAACGGGGGGCATCCCCTACGAGCAATGTGTTGCACTTATACCACCCAAGTGTAGCGAAAAGGGAGCAAGGTGGGCTACGTTGTCACCCCGAAGAGACAGGCCATGTTGGCGCCCtggtatggtgtcaaatatgtgaaggTTCCCACATCATTCTAGACATGGGCGGGTAAACAAGTTAGTTCAACAGACTATGATTAGATCAGCAACTTAGAATATAGGGACACCtttgggtaaaagcatggaaattgtgacacaataattagaagaaaaaataatCTAAATTGTCTTCAAAATACAAAGTGGGTGGatgagaaagctagagaaattgaaaaataaggattCAAgctttggtacattggaaaagaaaaacataagaatgggtaGGAATTAATGTAggcaaaaacttaaaagatagaaTTGTAGATGACAAAAAGTAGGGGATACAATTATAAGTATTAAGATggtcttaggccaagagataacaaatgtcattagtgcttatgcacCTCAAGTAAACTTAGCAAAAAACCttaagagataattttgggaagaaatGGATAGTATTACACAAAGGATATctaggactgagaaaatattcattgGAGCAAATTTGAATGAACACGTTGGAAAGaataataaaagttatgagaggaTAAGTGGAGGGTaaggatatggagacaaaaatgagtctagagagatgatcttagacttcgtcATGTCATaagattttattacaatgaatattttttttaagaagagagaagaacacttaataaacTTCAAAAGTGGATAACATAAAagttaaatatattttttcttaactaggagggtagatcatttatcatgtaaggattgtaaagttgtCCCAGGTGAAAgtttaaccacacaacatagagttttagtgttagatatatgtatttaaATGGAAGAGAGGATAAAATAAATTGgtgcaagagaactaggtggcAAAAGCTAAAGGAGGAAAATAGAATAacatttaaagataaaatgatcaaatatggtgattggactatagaggatggtgtagacacaaacacCCTTTGGAGTAagatagctagctctattaaaaagatagaaaaagagattttaggtgaatcaagagaaAGATTTTCGGATAGCAAAGAAAGTttgtggtgggatcaagatgcccaaaaagttgtaaagacaaaaagaatttggtataaaacatggcacaAATGGAGAAAtgtggaaaactttgaaaagtataaagagacaagaaaagatgtaaaaaagttgtcaatgaagctaaacatagatcatttaataacttgtatgctagattagatacaaaagaaagggaaagagacatatttaaacttgctagagctaaaGAAAAGAGGAGCAAGGACTTAGTAATGTAAAATGcatagaaagtgaggatgatattgtcttggttaagtaagaagacataaaagaaagatcatgaagttactttagtaagttatttaatgaaaaccaagtagaaagcttaaacttaaaattgacaaatgaagaaaaggctaaaaatatgaaatttattcaCAAAACTAGAGTTAATAAAGTTACactaaaaaagattaaaaatggaaaagctataggatCGGATaatatcccaattgaagtttggaaatgcatAGAAGATAAccgaattatatggttaactaatttatttaacataattattaaaattataaaaaatgtcaaatgaatggaggaaaagcactttaatatacaaaaataaaggagatattcaaaattgtaataactatcatggaataaaacttatgagtcatataatgaaactatgggaaagagtagttgaacaaagattaagattagaaatgaaggtcttagaaaatcaatttggttttatgcctaggataTCTATACAAAAGCTATATAACTTTTAAGAAGATTAtaggaaaaatttagggaaaagaagagagatttgcatatggtatttattggtttaaaaaaagcatatgatagggacctaggaaagttttatgctgggttttaggaaaaaaaaaaaaatgtacataGTAAGTACATTTATGTCATTAAGCATATGTACAGtggagtaatgactagcgttCGGACTATAGGTAAAGAGActagggaatttccaatcacaataggtgtacatcaaggatttgctctGAGCCCTATTCTTTTTTCTTTAGTAATGAATGAACTAACTAGAAGTATCCAAAGTGAAGtctcatggtgtatgttgtttaaagatgatattgtctgatgaaactagggatggaatAGAAtatgagttagaattatggagagaaactttagaatctagaggatttaggataagtagaaataagacaaaatatatgaaatataagtTTAGTCATAGTAAgagaaatattagtgacaaagttaaacttgatgatgaagaattCAATAGCACTAGCAGATTTCAATATTTTAGATCTATTATTCAAGTTGAAGGataaattgaagaagatgtaggggatagagttaaagcaagttggataaaatggagaagtgcttgagtgtgttgtgtgatcatagaattcccttaaaattaaaagggaagttttaaaAATGGTTGTAAGACTAGCTATGTTgtatggatcaaaatgttaggTGATTGAGAAACAGcgtatccaaaaagtaaaagttacctagatgagaatgctaagatggatgagtagtataatgttaaaagataaattaaggaatgaacagaTTTGCGTAAGTTAGGTATAGCTCCTGTAAAAGATAAGATAGGGGAgagacgacttagatggtttggacacttgtaatgtaggccacatagtgcactaatgaggaagagtgagttagttactatgaggAGCAGTAGAAGAGGTGGAGGTAgacataaaataacttgaaaagagATAATAAGTAAGAtatttaatagccttgaattgGTCGAAAGAAATTGtctatgatcacataaattggcagaaaatgattaatgtaactgaccccacctagtgggacttaaggcttggtttgttgttgtcgTTGTATGGCCAATTCTACCCACCTGCAACAAATGGCTCATTTTTCCTCATTAAAATTTTAGACACTAGATACAATACCTTAGACTCCATGTATGAATAAAGTTGATTAAAAAAACCAATATACAACATAagacaagttaaaaaaaaaaaagcctataAAGAGATATCTTGACTAACTAGCATCGCATAAGAATCCTTCAATTCCACTGAGAATCATGCTTTCTCAAATTGCATCTTACCTTTGACAGCTTAACTAGGAAACTATAAATATTTTCAACCATGAAATATATTGTTGCACACTGAATAAAGAGGGGAAAAGGGACATCCCTTAAGTAGAGGCAGAATCAGTGGTGCATGGTGGGTTTCTACAAAGGAAACTGTACTATATGCCTGCTCATGCCATATGTGACATGTGGCATGCATTTATGCAGCTACTCATACACAAGAAAGTCTTAACCTTTTGACAATACATATCAATCCCAAAATGCATTCAAAAATTGATCTAAGCTTAAAATGTCATCAAAATGTGGCAGAGGGCTGCATGCTGCCACTGCACTTAGGCTGCCCATTCGGCACATTATTTCTCGTGTAGGCTTAGAAAGTTAGGAATTATATGTTAAGCTTGGGAATTATATTCAATGatttttaatcatatgttaacTATTTCTGGACATCGCCAGGTAAAGAAATTAGTTCAAAAGACTGATTAGATTAGAAATTTTGAATATACGGACACTTTACAGATAAAAGCATGAAGAtagtggacacaatgattagaagaaaatttAATGTAACctaccttcaagaaactaagtgggtaggggagaaagctagagaaattgaaaaaataggATTCAAACTTTGATACactagaaaaaaacaaaaaaaaacaaaaacataagaatggggtaAGAATCATTGTACACAAAGACTTAAAAAATAGTGTTGTATAGATGTCAAAAACGTAGAGGATataatcataaaaatcaagatggtttatggccaagagataataaatgtcataaGTGCTTATGCCCCTtaaataggcttagcagaaaacctCAAAcgataattttgggaagatacaGATTGCAAGTATTAAACAAGGGACATCAGGGActagaaaatattcataggaggtTATTTGAATGGATGTATTGAAATGGATAATAAAAGTATGAGAGGATACGTGAAGGACATGGATATGGAAATCAAAATGGGTCGGGGGATATGATTTTAGACTTCATCATGTCATATGACCCTATTACAATGAATATCttctttaagaagagagaagaacactaaATAATCTTCAAGAGTGGacaaat includes:
- the LOC131155247 gene encoding large ribosomal subunit protein uL14mz, which codes for MAACFASKCSHVGRSLLGGLGNNAYGLWSTMQETTCSNTFCQLRTFVQMGTNLKVVDNSGAKRVKCIQVLKGRKKGARLGDTVVGSVKEAQPNGKVKKGQVVYGVVVRAAMQRLRRDGSEVKFDDNAVVLINKQGEPVGTRVFGPVPHELRKKNHIKILSLAEHIA